The Coffea arabica cultivar ET-39 chromosome 10e, Coffea Arabica ET-39 HiFi, whole genome shotgun sequence region tcttcttttcagatCACCTTGTTCCTCTTTGAACAGTTCacaaaactttatttttctatcaagcttattttgtaaatcaatctcattctttttcaagaaatcattttcaatttttaaattcttattttcttgaaaaaggcgTGTATTGTcctgaaaaagaaaactaattttgtgtttcaattttttgtttctaaaataagattctttcaaactatcatgcaattttttaatgaaagattcaagatcatcatcagttttatcatcactatcagattgagagttacaagttattacctcatcatctccaatggccatgaaagtcaattgagcagattcttcttcctcttcaatttcaccatcggagttgcactcattccatgtgaattggaagttgttgaatcttggttttctttcaactttcctcttcttcattggacactcactcatgtagtgtccaagttggccgcattcatagcatttgtcacctTGGTTTTTGTTGGCCTCatacttttctttgtttcttgcattgttgaattgattagaatctgaattgctaggtcctcctcttctaaatttccttttgttgaggattctcttgaaacttcttgtgatgagagcaagatcactgTCATCAACTTCCGCATCTTCTCCATCAAAGGAGgccgaatcatcttcatcttgagatgcttttagagcaatgctccttcttacctttgcatcttcttgctcttgtaccttagtcttaagtttcagctcataagaggttagagaattaataagtgattcaataggcatagtattcaaatttttagcctcttcaatagcagtTACTTTACTTTTCCAATCTTTAGataaggcattcaggatttttctatttttctcacctggagaatattctttttccaacatttctaaatccttaatgagatcattgaatctacaataatttgatcaatattttcatgaggctccatcttaaacgactcatatttagtaactaagatagatttcttttgttctctaacattgtcactaccttcatgaatttctttcagtttgtcccaaatttctttagttgacttgcaacccttgactctaatagattcatttgagtctaaagcacaatataacacatttatagcttttgcatttaaggtgagatgagctctatccacagcagtcagttcacttcttattttttgtctagatctatgagtatttcatctataagaaaggcatcatatggaccttcactaataataaatcataattcaatatcaattgattgcaaaaagataatcattctttctttccaactcacataatttgacccattaaacataggtggtctaatgacagaatgtccttcaaaaaatatggcattattggttgtcattattactcctaagccgattgagcttaatctcaaggagaccaaactctgataccaattgtaaggatcgaagacaacctaagaggggggtgaattaggtggttTAAAAACTAGCCAAGATGTGAGTCAATTTTTCTAGaacttgccctctttttctaaaggaccacacaatggagcaattgatgaataagcacaagtgcttgggagtagaagaTGTGAccaccccacttctcccaagggcgaacccaagggtatcggcgggccgcctgcctggctcgcgccaggactcaaaacttaaagcaataaaagctaGGTGAACCCAAAAGagcactattcacaatatatacaatcccaaaagagtccTATTTATATCCCCAAAAGCAGCTAGTCAAACTACTATATTACATTATGATAACCACCAGTAGAAAGtggaccctaaggagggtccttatacaaaccaccaaaagaaaaacaaatatcTTAAACGTCTAACTAAGACAAGCacacctaactatactagtgaaggTGCCCAAGAGtatccccgcgtcgtcccctgctaaggaaaacaaaggaaacagggtaagctatatgcttagtaagtaaacaggagTAAAAACGTAAATTGCACATAAATACGAACAATTATGCCACAAAATGTCAAAACAAAAtaacaacacaaatgaatgatacaggttggctccaaagccaaatcgtaTGCCACgtgtgatctcctgtcgacactccgtcgaccacaaataatggtccgtagaacttcacttgtactcccaccgtacaccttaccaccctcactggccagtcacctcacaaacttgctcgagcgaacgaaattgagcttggttcaaaagctcgggtcacaaacttggttcacatattcggtgaaccggattcacaaacttggtgacctcagactaggttggactgacttcgaccaagccctgaccggctcgaatagtccatctaggtcttaAGATAGGGCCCCAAACTCAcgaacttcacaaaattacccaaaagtcaccccgagctacaagctcaaggggttagTTCCAAAATAGTTCATATACAAATATgcgtgcaaattagggtttaggtcgagtgcgataaagtacaccctcgcctaggtaccctttttatACATACCAAAACACAtcagcaagtaacacgtaagaatggcctgaatacttacccaaaacacaaaagtagtATAAGAGCagaaatcacttcgtgcgtgttagCTAGGAGTAGGCCCCACCAGCTCTGCCTAGCTCACCACGGTctaaaatagaagattgcattacattacatcacaaacggccactaacatgcccaaaacaagcaaaacggcaaaatcggcacatgcaagtgcggaaacggcaaaatggacacacgcaagtgcggaaacggcaaacggaaacggccaaatctgccatctcaaaccgttttgatcaaaagttaggttaggaatatcggatcaaggtgggtgagacaccgtttcgaagctacgaggaagggctacaacttttatttaaaCATCTCAatccagatctcaataggtattggtcaaaaatgcacaaaatagttccagccatttcatttcggtttaccaaacaggccctatttgaaagaccgtaactcacggctcagaaatcagaatcaagaaattccaaaggcgttagaaagATCATTCATacggctataactttcatgtttggaccaaaagctgaatcaatacGGAGCATGGGGAAAAACGGGTCCAAACGtccctgtcagaactgtccaaattcgaaggcagttctgacaaccgatcttgttttggtcataactggagcttcagaactcggatttggatgcactttataccgtttcgaagctaagaccaagatctacatttattatgaagcgATAAATACCCAGTTCGCACGTTATCAAGACATAAAAAACATGGTCAGAGGCAAAACCCTGAAACGTAGCAAAATCCTGGATTTAGAACAGAAGTGAagattttggccataactcaggatctactaatcagattgggctgaaattttgtaggcacaacaAGGACGTAatgggctacaactttcatgttatgAGAAAACCCTGAATCCATACGTAACATCAAGAAACATAGAACCAAAGTTCAGATGCTGAACTGCCCTGGTTACCCGTTTTGCCGGTTTCCAATGTCGCAAACGCATGGTTCATTTCTATGGTTCTTATGGAaggtttccaaccaaattcatACCAACTAAgcacacatatactaacttctAAATGACCTACAATTGGTCCGAAGTTTTCCCTCTAAGCCACTACAAAATTGCCAAAACTAACCATAATCCTTAGACTAACTCCATTTGCATCACCAAACTTAATCCAACCACctactaaccaaaccctaactaaCCAAACCTTAGCCAAGCTAAACCAACCTAAGGaagcctagggtttcttaacccaaaatCAGTTTTTACCACTCACTCACCATACCAATGAAgccaatcatcaaacacaaccactacaagttTACTAACACAAGATTAGAGCTAACTAGAATGTTTAGCAAGAAACCGTAATTCTTTCTTATCTTAACCGAAATTCCAGCAGCAATAACTCACTAAAATAAACCATCAAACAACACAATAATCATTATATGAACCATACAAGTGcataatcacaacaaaactTCACTTACTTGACTTCCAAACTTAATCACAAAACTTTAACTTCAAAGAAAGATGTTTTACCTTCAAGAGAGCTTTGTAAATGAAGAAAGCTACCACAACAAGGCCCCAAGTTGTTTCCCTTAAGCTCCAACAAcaagatggaagctagaaattgaagaatttttgaaGGAAATTTCCTCTCCTTgcttgctctctctctcggccccctctctctctctctctcttttctttcttattttgttttgttttcttatgaCAACCTTGCAATTCTATGATATATATAAGATGGTCAAAGTGTAAGAAGATATTTTCTCTCtccaccaatcacataaaagcttaCCTTTTGCTCTCAAGCCCTTACACCTTCAACTTTGCATTTGATCAACTCTTGCCCTCAAACATTTGGaactctttcaattaactctATAGGTCATAACTTAGTCTAGtccaaaacatgtaatcacacttaattacttcactaaccACTTTCCTaccttaatcacctatacttaagcATAGTTTATCtcacataaaagcaattaaataacaacctttttgtcaagggcaaaattagggttttaaacttagaaacttttctagtttaggatttttctaacttttaaactcacttaacctatctaaaatggatcaaatcTTATACGTACCTGTACTAAAacacacacactagcataactaggtttaatcaccactcgaacttataagtaatacaaaaactagggtttcaatcctaaccccaacttagggttttcgaattagtcccaaaacctaatgttaccgcacaaataatgaatataacctaatatcaaacttaagaacggactggggccttaCAGAAGAGATAGACAATTTATATTACAAAATAGTAAGTAAAAagatagaatagcaaaccaagtttcgaactccacttgagtttgaatatcactttatatagcaagcttcttcaagttgatcaacttacaaccagtttcttgtgtacaaaggaaggatcacttcctccttgccccaagcctcacttgatcaagcaaggaagttttacaatctctcggataaccctcacaaagctacactattgaagaaattaaaacacacttgaaaagcttatCGAAAATTGCACAACTAAGaatacaaattttcttttggagtattctcacacttgaatcactcaaaatCTGAtatagtctcaatgtgcaaagtacttctgaagtggttgactttttCCTATTTATAAGAGAACAAAAAGTACtccaattaatgctgtcaatggATAgcaggcagctgaagagtcaactagccgttggtggtgtcggacgtccgataggttGGTTTTTCACCTCCGATCGCAGGCagtgagttcaagaaattttcttgaaatgtttaggacgtccggtgcttcaatgctttgcgtccgaagtgtcgcaccgtttgtcggacgtccggtactcaggTGTTGTTCGTCCGAACGAAGTTAGTGAGTTTAGAGAATCTTGGCTTattatcttcggacgtccgagagtgAGTTCCTTATGCATCCGAAGTTACTCGAAGgttgtcggacggccgatgcagaCTTTTTATTCGTCCGACACATGCTTCAACATATGTTAGCCTATTTTGCTCCAAATCTGAAAACATCTATTTAGggaatattagtaacatccatttgttttgtaatcatcaaaagatacggACTGGGATGAACAAAGGGGTATGACGTGATTATAGGCATGGATTGGTTggcccgttataatgctcagttGAACTGCAAGACTAAAGTGGTGGAGTTCTCTATACCCGGAGAGGCAACCCTAAGGTTGGATGTGAGGGCtagattagcctcatctgcacttGTTTTGGGAATTTGAGCCAGGACATTATTGAGTAAAGGGGCGCAGGGTTACTTAGCCTTCTTAATTAATACTCCTGTAGATAAGGTGAAACTGGAGGATGTGTTAGTAGTAAATGAATTTCCTGATGTCTTCCCCGACGAGTTGAAGTCGATGCCATCAGAGAAGGAAATAGAATTTAAGATCGATTTGGTGCTTGGAACCGCTCCTATTGCAAAAGCgccataccgaatggcccctGCCGAACTTAAGGAACTAAAGCTGCAATTACAGGACTTGTTAGACGATGATTTATTCGAGAAAGTGAATCACCTTGGGGAGCGCCTGTTCTATTTGTTAAAAAGTTCTACTTGTTAAAAAGAATGATGGCAGTTTGAGACTCTGTATAAACTATCGCGGCTTAAATGATGTCACGGTGAAAAATAAATACCCTTTACCGTATattgacgagttgtttgaccagttgcaatGAGCGGTGGTTTTCTCTAAATTGGACTCGAGACAAGGTTACTATCAGTTACGAATTAGGCAGGAAGATATACCGAATACTGCTTTTAATTCcagatatggacattttgagtatgcggtgatgccttttggtttaacaaatgctcctgccgcatttatggatttgatgcatcgagtctatttatctcaattcatatcttttgatgattaaaaaacaaaaggatgttactaatactttttgtagagACTCTTTTCAGAAATAACATTAAACAGGTCTGAGGACTTAGAGCAAAAAGGAAGATCAAAAAGGTAAAAAGTGCTGAGgaagatgtcggacgcacaaaaggagagtatcagacgtccgacatccattgagtaacttcggacgtatgaagaactcagactcggacgtccgaagaagacaagttaGGGTATCTACGATTACTGATcacgatcggacgctcaacacctgagcatcggacgtccgacaagcattgctgcacttcggacgcaacacattggacgcatcggccgtccgaagaaattgaagaggaacctCCATGTCTGCAtcttaccctcggacgcataGTGTGAggggatcggacgtcctaagtggttcaagaaaatttctcgaACTCACTGACCTCGCTCAGACGCATAAAAactgactatcggacgtccgacagcaccaacggctagttgactcttcagatgccttctatccgttgacagcattaattgaagaattttttggtctcctataaaaggaacaaagtcaaccacctcagaacaactttgcacatcaagtctacatcagatagtgagtgattcaagtgttagaatactccaaaggaacatttgtattcttagcttgtgcaattttcttgtagcttttcaagtgtgacacagcttcttcaatagtgtagcattgtgagggttatccgagtgtttgtaaaacttccttgcttgaccaagtgaggtttggggcaagaaggaagtgatccttcccttgtacacaagtaattggttgcaagattgttcaacttgaagtatcTTGATTATATAAAGTGTtgttcaaactcaagtggagttCGAAGCCGGGTTTGTTTCTCTACTTTCGTTTATAGCTTTACTATATAAACTGTTCACCTTTTCATCTCACGAACACTTGTGCCTTCTTGTAAACTGATCCATTGAGTGGTCGTTGAGAAAAGAAGGGTAGGCTTGGAAAAGAgtgacctatatcttagctggttttagaaaacctaattcaccccctcttaggttgtcttcgatccttacagagtctttaaaccttacttggaccaatttgtcgtggtgttcatAGATGATatattggtgtattctaagactCGAGAGGATCATTAACGGCATTTGAGGGCAGTTTTGCAgaccttgagggaacatcagttatatgccaaatttagcaagtgtgaatttggGTAGgagcaaatttcttttctagggCATATAATATTTAAAGATGGCATTTCTGTGGATCCAGTGAAAGTAGAGGCCGTAGCTGAGTGGAAACGCCCGGAAACCCCAACTGAGGTCCGTAGTTTTCTAGGTTTACCAGGGTATTACTGTTGGTTCATCAAAAATTTCTCCAAATTAGCAAGACCTTTAACCGACCTGAATAAAAAGCATGGTTAATTTGTCTGGGATTCTAAGTGTGAAGCTAGTTTCCAGGAATTAAAGAAACGGTTAACGTCGGCACCCGTCTTAGCCTTGCCAAATGGGAAAGATTGCTTCATTGTATATACTAACGCATCAAGAGAAGGATTGGGATATGTTCTAATGCAAAATGGGAGTGTAATTGCCTATGTCTCTAGGAAATTAAAACCACATGAGCAAAATTACCCAACCTATGACTTGGAGTTGGCCGCTGTAATTTTGTGCCCTaaagaagtggaggcattacttaTATGGGATGACTTTTGAAGTTTATACCGACCATAAGAGTTTGAAATAACTATTCTCTCAGAAGGAGCTAAACTTGAGATAGCATCGGTGGGTGGAATTTCTTGAGCATTATGACTATACAATTAACTACCACCCGGGGAAGGCCAATGTCGTAGTGGATGCTTTAAGTCAAAAAATTCAATTAGCTGGATTAATGGTCAAGGAGTGGAGTTTATAGGAAAAAGTGAGTGAATGGAATCCACGATTGGAGCGACAGAAAGTGATTTTGGGTAATATCACGGTGAGATCTAATTTGTTGGATCGAATTAAAAAAGTTCGAAAGAATGACCAGATGGTACAAAAATGGGTAGAAGAAGTACAAAAAGGGGAAATCTCAGACTTTAATGTGAGTTCCAAGGGTATTTTGAAATTTCGTGATCGGAAAGTGGTACCGTAAGATGAAGTGATAAAAGGGGACGTTTTGGGAGAGGCACATCCGCCTAAGTATACAGTACATCCCAGGAGCAGTAAAATGTACCAGGATTTGAGGGGActatattggtgggataaaatgaagaaaaaaattgctCAGTTTGTCCAAAAATGTTTAgtgtgccaacaagtgaaatctgaacatcagaaaccctCAGGTCTTCTACAACCTCTTGAAATCCCTGAGTGAAAATGGGAagatattaccatggatttcgtATTAGGGTTACCCCATACCTAGAAGGGTCACGACGTCGTTTGAGTAATAGTAGACAGGTTGACCAaatcttctcattttttgcCTATAAATATGGGACACTCTTTGGAGAAATTGGcccaactgtacatggacgagatagtgAGATTGCATGGGATCCCGGTGAGCATTGTTTCTGACAGAGACCCGCAGTTTGTGTCTCGTTTCTGGCAACAATTACAAGGACTCCTTGGGACCAAGTTGAACTTTTAGTAATATTTACCATCCCTAAactgatggacagtcggagagaaccattcaaacacttgaagacatgttgaggacctgtattttggattttggtggAAGTTGGGGACAATACATGGCGTTAGTTGAATTTGCATACAATAATAGCTACTATTCTTCCATACAAATGGCGCCATATGAAGCTCTTTATGGAAGGAAATGCCGATCACCAATATTctgggatgaagtaggggaaAGAAGAGTTTTAGACCCAGTTGCAGTACCATGGATCGAGGATGCGTATGAGAGGGTGAAAGTGATACGTCAGAGGCTTCAGATAGCGCAACGTCGACAGAAGAGTTATGCGGATAATCGACGAAAGGATTTGAAGTTTGAAGTTGCAAACAAGGTATTTCTAAAGGTTACACCACTTCGAAGTCTCACggcgggcaaaggaaagaagcttcaaccaaGATACGTAGGACCATTCAAAATTCTTCcacgagttgggaatgtagcataCAGGTTTGAGTTACCAGCGAGTCTATCCAGGATACATGATGTATTTCACGTTTTCATGttgaagaagtatcatccagaccccacTCATGTACATTGACATTGACGAATCTCTGACTTATGAAGAAAGGCCGGTGCAGATCTTAGATCGAAaagtaaaggaattaaggacTAAACAGATACCTTTGGTAAAAGTTTTGTGGAGAAATCACGAGGTAGAGGAATCtacttgggaagtggaagaggacattcgtgcaaaatatcctaaGCTATTCAGTGATCAATGtcagaatttcgaggacgaaattctttaagggggagagagtgtgagaaccctcactttaaaacacaatttttcctaaactacatgccttgcccTAAGATTTAAATCACTTATAACATGTCCTTGCATTGTATTCTACATGCATTATAACATTTCCTTATATTGCACTTTATTATTCTTATTTAGATTGCAACATTTCCTTGagttggttttattttatttcaccacACACACATTGACCAAGTGTCCTTCTATTAGTAGTTGGAAATTTATATGATAgtttagaggtgttaaataggtattggtacatttggagGATAGAAACTTCATTAGTCAAAAGATTAAGGGAAGAAAGGGCCAAGATTGGGCCAAGTGGCCAAACCCTAGCCATCCaccttgtttgaccaaaggattagaggaattttaaaccaactttgcttcatttttttcctccaaaatttcggGCACCTtgaagcttccaagggaaggaagaaaactccatcttcttgctATTACAACCTTAGTTTGAACTTGAACAAAAATCATAAGAGAAAGAGCTTGAGTTGCTAAGTGATTTGCCTTCAACCCTAGAGTGTGTTTCAAGCCTAGAGCTTTGGTGTTGGTGGATtattttggtggttcaagcttcaTTGAAGAGAGGTACATGAACCTTAAATCCTAGTTTTCttgtgttatatgaaatgttttaAGAGTTGATGGCAAACTAGAAGTTGTTTGGATGATATTTGTGGTGAatcttcttgaactaaacaGGTGGTAGTAGGGTTAGTTAGTTTGCCGaccatgtgtttgatgaaatgtttgagcTTTGTTCATAGATTTCTTTTatgtattaacatgttttgAACCCTTTTTGAATTAGAGATAACACTTGACATGTTGTTTAAGTGAAAACAATGAAAGGATGAAAGTTGGTGACATAAGTGAACTAGTGGACTGTTTTTCTTCCCCTTGGCTGACCGGTTAAGTAGATgaggtttctccttgattttgtgattcatttgcaccttatttAAGCCTAAGAAACTTGGCTAAACATTTGGTTAAGGTTTGGTGTGAATTAATatagaaatgaagcaagtaatGTGGTTGTTTGGACCactagtggactgttttggttcCTTCTGATGGCTAGACTGTTATGGTTCTTTTAATCATTTTTGTGTGTTGCATTTTGAGCTCTAATGATACTAAATAACTTTCTCCCCTGTATATGAACCATAGGAGATtaaattggatgaatttgaccCAAAACAAGTGAAGTTTACACCAAGAGCTAGTGCAACTTTACTAGGGTTTAGGGCTGATTAGGACTGGAAAATCAGCCAACTTGTCTGAGCTACTGTTACAGATAGAATATGTACAAGAGTCTgcatttggtaccgttggaaatccCTTTGggcctagtttccaacgccactgacAATACTTGATTCTGACCTTACTACAGTGAGATATGGCCGTTTTCCCGAGACTGCGCGGGCGCGACTGTTTTACCCGTGAAGAACATTTTGAGcttgaatgaaacttttcttttgcccaacTTCTTTCActtgtcaaacttgttttctcatgaacttttactaCATTTTGAGCCTAACTTGCATGGTGAATTGAGTAGatttaaccactcacttggtcaCCTAATGAGCTCGCATTTGGCTTGGAATTGAACCTAGtttgttaacgatttcactcgttgccctaggattgggaaacggTGGTGAACGTAACCGAGGGACTTGACGTTTGAGCACTgcattgcttgacaggtgagtgttccactacctgttaactattcatgtgaaatatctgaacaCTTGAATTGCGACTGTTTGTGGCAAATATTGTTTTGATAAAAATTGAGGCGAgcgtgtattttatcgcactcgacctcccttgtttccactgaggctctgtatactgttattatgagatgtgatttctctatatgtgactgtgtttgagttgtttgggtgataccTCATCAACTACTGCTattgtttgggtacccaacctcataggtgagtcggttgtatcgagccagcaagagcttggtcgagaaggTCGATAAACCTTAAGGACTGTTTACTGAAAACTAGaaaccggtatactcgagtattacctactTACTGTTTGAGGAGTTCTGGCCTAGTAAGGGGGTTGACTGGTGGACGGGAATTGGAGAAAATGGAGTTCTACGGACATTGAATTCTTTAAATGCAAacgttgatggagagtcaacggattcttgtatgatcaagctcaagtggatttggcttttggaagccacccgtatccttgaattgaactgtgattacaTTGTTGTAGTACAAtactatgtttacttgtttaccttACATCTTTATTTGGCTACGTGCGTATCTGTTTATTTGGAACCTcgctgagttttagctcacccacTCCCTTTGCTTTCCTTAACAGATGTGGAATGGACATAGGGGCAAGAGCTTTCAAAGCTTTATCTTttgcttgaacttgtactttGAATTATAACCTTTTGCTTAGTTGACTTTACTTTTGACTCTTGTAAGTTTGAATTCATGAGTTCGACTTATGTTATGTAATTGTAGTGTGGAGTGGTAAGTTTGACATTTAGCTTGACATTCTAAGTTTGGAAAGTTGGCTTGACGATTATATGCCATGAGGCTTTGATTTGAAGTTATTTCACTGGTTATCTTGAGTTGCTAGTTCTTTAATCGACTGAGCCCCGgtaagagctgggcaggcagtccgctgataccctacggttcgccctagggagaggtggggctatcacaggtggtatcagagcctaggtttgaattggcctgggcGTGTTAAAAATTTCCTACTTGAGGATTGTATTTGACCATTTTTcccttaagagtacttaagtttTCTCTGCACTTTgtgtaggatggccggacatAGTGGCCCTAGTGACAGTCCAGTTGGCGAGCCACCCGTGGAGTACTCCCTATGATTAAGTACCAGATTAGGTCCGAAGGAGCTACCATATGCTGGAGTCCAGCCAATCCTTTTCGGCGTTGCGAGTGCCACCATACTTATGCCTATCCCAATACAGTAGTCTTGGCAGTGGTGGAGGAAAGGAAGGAGCTGGCGAAAGAAAATTCCGGGCTTGAAGTTGAAGTGAATCAGTTGAAGGAAATTAATAAAATGCAAGCCGATCGGATTAAGGAGCTCGAGTATGATATGGTCGAAGGCCAGGAAAGGATTGATGATCTTTGCGTGCAGCTGGGGGAGGCTCAGGAGTGCATGGTTATGAGAGCTATGAAAGTAAGGACTAGAGCCGAGTCGATCCTGAACATTTTGTGATGACCTACTTGGAGATGTGAGCGATGAGGCTTCCCACATTGGAGGCGAGGGAGGAGATGAACCTGCCCAGGACGGGGGGTCAGCTAGTCTCGCAGTGGATTAGGTCTTCACTTCTAGGTTaggattgtggatgattttgacCGTTATACATAGAAAGGATAGGGGATGTGTTGACTTG contains the following coding sequences:
- the LOC113711426 gene encoding uncharacterized protein produces the protein MALVEFAYNNSYYSSIQMAPYEALYGRKCRSPIFWDEVGERRVLDPVAVPWIEDAYERVKVIRQRLQIAQRRQKSYADNRRKDLKFEVANKVFLKVTPLRSLTAGKGKKLQPRYVGPFKILPRVGNVAYRSIIQTPLMYIDIDESLTYEERPVQILDRKVKELRTKQIPLVKVLWRNHEVEESTWEVEEDIRAKYPKLFSDQCQNFEDEIL